A window of Pomacea canaliculata isolate SZHN2017 linkage group LG3, ASM307304v1, whole genome shotgun sequence contains these coding sequences:
- the LOC112558592 gene encoding MAM and LDL-receptor class A domain-containing protein 1-like, whose product MYGQTIGSLSVYTRNSFNGPLVKRFSRSGEIGNYWVSSVVPIYDTKPFQIIIEATLHNSSLGDIGIDDTIFTSACKLLTTDFPIGTPGSSVTTPSPCGDPSVYYQCSDTSACIPRSQVCDFMVQCTYASDEVDCGACDFQQGMCGWQDISVDKYVWETT is encoded by the coding sequence ATGTATGGCCAAACCATAGGCAGTTTGTCAGTTTACACTCGAAACTCTTTCAATGGTCCACTTGTTAAAAGGTTCAGTAGATCTGGTGAGATAGGCAATTATTGGGTGAGCTCTGTGGTACCTATCTATGACACAAAGCCTTTCCAAATCATAATAGAAGCAACCTTGCACAATTCTTCTTTGGGAGACATAGGAATAGATGACACCATCTTCACTTCAGCATGCAAACTTCTGACAACAGACTTCCCCATAGGCACACCAGGTTCTTCAGTCACAACACCTTCACCTTGTGGTGACCCCAGTGTTTACTATCAATGTTCAGACACTTCAGCTTGTATACCCAGATCTCAGGTATGTGACTTTATGGTCCAGTGTACTTATGCTTCTGATGAAGTTGACTGTGGGGCATGTGATTTCCAGCAGGGTATGTGCGGTTGGCAGGACATCAGTGTTGATAAGTATGTGTGGGAAACGACATAA